The Parcubacteria group bacterium genome has a window encoding:
- a CDS encoding ATP-binding protein, with translation MCDFGISLALIYYAHIPVLIICFLFGLFVLFSNPTHPVNRNLFAFILFFFVWTFNDLLQWLITDPVRNLLLARLAILEALSIVFLLFFTYAFTGVVISLRKKILLFVPALPMIILIFSDYNAFLVDEEHCNVQFGELYWYLYLFVLGYFLYSAYILVQRFRDKNTSQEIKNQIKIIISAFGFFVFLAIGLMFSAWFFVVNDYAIGDNILLFFPFCMVAFIGITIYAITKYQFLNLRSVVARMLIYTTWILIATQYFFVYSTINVILVTFTLLLSIIFGGMLLYSVKMEIQRKKELEVANEQLRELDKKKSEFISMASHQLRTPLTTMKGFIGVIQKGAYGEIPLNFKEPIDVMENANNRLIALVEDMLDVSRMELGKAEFNFEKHNINDIVKELHASFSLIAKQKNISLRIKLDPAMPEIMLDEAKMRETLSNIIDNALKYTQEGSVTICTKYEGNDVKVLVTDTGIGIMPEEKHTLFEKFSRGQKAKEIKKEGLGLGLYMGRKIVEAHGGTIHALPHEGDKGMTFVVELPITPIKK, from the coding sequence ATGTGTGATTTTGGCATTTCTCTGGCACTGATCTATTATGCGCATATACCGGTCTTGATCATCTGCTTTCTTTTTGGATTGTTTGTTTTGTTTTCCAATCCTACACATCCGGTCAATCGCAACCTTTTTGCGTTCATTTTATTTTTTTTCGTTTGGACATTCAATGATCTCTTGCAATGGCTTATTACAGACCCTGTGCGCAATCTACTTTTGGCGAGATTGGCAATTCTTGAGGCATTGTCAATCGTTTTTTTACTCTTCTTTACTTATGCTTTTACAGGAGTTGTGATTTCTTTGCGCAAAAAGATCCTGCTTTTTGTGCCAGCTTTACCGATGATCATTTTGATTTTTAGTGACTACAATGCATTCCTTGTTGATGAGGAACATTGCAATGTTCAGTTTGGCGAACTCTATTGGTACTTGTATCTTTTTGTGTTGGGGTATTTCCTATACTCAGCATATATACTGGTTCAAAGGTTTCGTGACAAAAATACAAGTCAAGAAATAAAAAATCAGATAAAAATTATTATCAGTGCTTTTGGCTTTTTTGTCTTTCTGGCTATTGGGCTCATGTTTAGCGCTTGGTTTTTTGTGGTGAACGATTACGCAATCGGTGATAATATTCTCCTGTTCTTTCCTTTTTGCATGGTGGCATTTATCGGGATTACCATATATGCCATCACAAAATATCAATTTCTCAATTTGCGATCGGTGGTTGCACGTATGTTGATCTATACGACATGGATCCTTATCGCTACCCAATATTTTTTCGTATATTCTACGATCAACGTGATTCTTGTTACGTTTACATTGCTTCTGTCCATTATTTTTGGTGGCATGTTGTTATATTCCGTCAAAATGGAGATACAACGGAAAAAAGAACTTGAGGTGGCAAATGAACAATTGCGAGAATTGGACAAGAAGAAATCGGAATTTATCTCAATGGCATCGCATCAATTGCGCACACCGCTTACAACGATGAAAGGTTTTATTGGTGTCATTCAAAAAGGCGCCTACGGGGAAATTCCTCTAAATTTCAAAGAGCCTATTGATGTGATGGAAAATGCCAACAACCGATTGATCGCTCTCGTGGAAGACATGTTGGATGTATCACGCATGGAATTGGGAAAGGCGGAGTTTAATTTTGAAAAGCACAATATCAATGACATAGTTAAGGAGTTGCATGCATCATTCAGTCTCATCGCAAAACAAAAAAATATTTCTCTGCGCATTAAATTGGATCCTGCCATGCCTGAGATCATGTTGGATGAAGCAAAAATGCGGGAAACTCTTTCAAACATTATCGACAATGCATTGAAATATACACAAGAAGGTTCGGTGACGATATGCACAAAATATGAAGGGAATGATGTAAAAGTCCTTGTCACGGATACCGGGATTGGTATTATGCCGGAAGAAAAACACACGCTATTTGAAAAATTTTCACGCGGTCAGAAAGCAAAGGAGATCAAAAAAGAAGGATTGGGGCTGGGATTATATATGGGACGAAAGATCGTTGAAGCGCATGGCGGTACGATCCATGCATTGCCACATGAGGGTGATAAGGGCATGACGTTTGTTGTGGAATTGCCGATCACACCCATAAAAAAATAG
- a CDS encoding SET domain-containing protein codes for MCSEYKTTTDECSFILKPSRFNGCGVGVFTTHKIAKGTYLRLFGDRETWLDNIVLRQISAVPHIFQDYCVKMGDDIFAPKDFGCMPVGWYMNHDASNPTAKHKDFEYFAMRDLAENEEITTDYNSLEEDKSAIAPYYKQ; via the coding sequence ATGTGCAGTGAATACAAAACCACTACCGATGAATGTTCTTTTATTTTGAAACCATCACGGTTCAATGGTTGCGGTGTCGGCGTTTTTACAACACACAAAATTGCCAAAGGAACGTATCTGCGTCTTTTTGGCGACAGGGAGACATGGTTGGACAATATTGTATTACGACAGATCAGCGCGGTTCCGCATATTTTTCAAGATTATTGCGTCAAAATGGGGGATGATATTTTTGCGCCAAAAGACTTTGGCTGCATGCCCGTCGGTTGGTATATGAATCATGACGCATCCAATCCGACCGCAAAGCATAAGGATTTCGAGTATTTCGCAATGCGAGATCTCGCAGAGAATGAGGAAATCACCACGGATTACAACTCCTTGGAAGAAGATAAGAGCGCCATTGCTCCGTATTACAAACAATAA